From the Chitinivorax tropicus genome, the window CCAGCGCGCCTAGCTCAGCCAATGAGCCAGGAGACTCGGCGAACAGCACGGTTGCACGTGCGAGGTGACAGGCATCGCGTTCAAATTCAAGCAGGTCACTATAGCCAGAGAATGCCCACCATTCTGGATAGTCTTCCGGTCGAATAAGATCAGCTAACCACTCAAAGTGAGGGCAACTCGCATCTATCGATTTGTCCCAAAAGGATCTTCGCAAAGATGGATGCGGGTTGCCTTGATCATCAAGCATCCGGCCACCAAACACCCAAATTCGATTGGGTCGATTAATAACCAGACACTCCTGAGCATCTAATTTTTTTTGACAAAATCTATTAATTGCTCAGATGGCAAATTCAATTACCTTTAATTAGGCACGAAGCACTGGGGTGGCTCGCCGGCCCAGTGCTTCGTGCCGTTGATGCCATCCACTACAACTCAGTCCTGCGAAGCGCCGGACATTGATAGCAGAAGCTACCGATTCGCGTAATTGAT encodes:
- a CDS encoding retron St85 family effector protein, encoding MNRFCQKKLDAQECLVINRPNRIWVFGGRMLDDQGNPHPSLRRSFWDKSIDASCPHFEWLADLIRPEDYPEWWAFSGYSDLLEFERDACHLARATVLFAESPGSLAELGALAVDNSLVKSLLVVVQETHTLERSFLKLGPLTRVERNQGLCVVGETPAYELTDDDFHSVLEHIDRWLPSIPRVQTFNPMIATHRLLLLADLVDLLVVSK